ggatgactgtaactGATATAGTCTGTCATATGCCTCTAACTGCTTTCCAATATTATAACTgaatgacgtctttattatataccCATGTCGTATATTTTGGGGATGTTACACCACttgtattagttattttttaaaaatgagtggATCATTAATGTCATCTACCCGCAACATCTTGCtaacatatttcttttacaaattttatttacatttttaataacatattttctttttgttaaaagTAATGGTTATTATTTCATGGATCTCCTCTAAGGTGCTatccttatttatatttttttcttttaattttattttacaatcagCTTTTATTTTGTGTAATTTAATATCTTTCCTTAATAAGCTCTTTGTAACCttagttaaatataaatgaaaaagtttttCTATATGTTTGTTACTAGATGcatgtttttttctatttactCTCTAAATggaaataaatgaaaaggttaaatagcatatattatatttggtgTTATGATATTAAAAGCATGTGTTTATAACAACTTGTAAGCCAAACACCCTACtaggtttttttttctcaaagtgCATTTCTAATCTCACATTTTAACAAGGTTTTACATTGAATCACCTACTACACGAATGCTGTATgccaaaaattataataaaaagtcttatttattttatttaatcacatTCATTtctgaaaattatatatttctaaaaattatatattcctaaaagtattataattaaaaatattcctaaagtcagttattactttatttttttttactttaaattaaattttaaaattattaaaatacccttggatttaaagtatatttttttaaatggaaaCTTTTTGTAACTTAAAACTTGGTATactttgctaaaatgtaccaactaaaaaaaggaccttaataaattagaaaaccatatatatatatatatatatatatatatatatatatatatatatatatatatatatatatatatatatagataataaaaaaatgtttccgtaaaatttaatgaattaattctCAATTcatataaaactaataatatttatataagatttaataatttaacaaGAATATACGTTTTTATTAACACATATGTAActataattacaatttaaagaTACTTTTACGTTTGAATAGatattgattaaatatatttgagcaaaatgtcatttttattcttccattaagataaaaataaggttAAACCTTTTGTACCTATTTTTGTGAGTTTTTCCGAGTTAGATGCCGTTTTATTGGATTCTCAAATTTAgtcttaaaaaatgttaatttgagTCAATTGGGCTTTGCCATTAAATTGGCTTAACGGGGTTAAGTATTTGATGGGTTGGGACGTTGCGTGACCATTTTTTGAAAGGTGGCATTCTCAGACCTTTGTACGtggaatatataattaaaaaagggttaaatatgtttttcgtcccttaagtatcacacaattttgggtttagtctCTACTCGaaattttgatggtttttagtcctcgtaATTTTAAAgctcttactattagtccttaaaattggacggcgttaacttttagcAGATGTGGCAAACAACGAGGTCACGTCTTATACTAGCTtgcctcttcactctctgccacgttgcttGTGCCTGAGAACTTCGTTCGTCTTCTTCGGCAAAGCCTAGCCTCCATCGAACCAGCCGTCGTGCCAGACATTCCATTCAGTCCAAGGCGTCGCCGGCGACACCAATCGCCACCGGGACCATTGCCGGCCGCGGTGTCGATTTCTCCCTCCTTGCCTTTTCTCCGTGCGCGAGTGAGAAGCTCTCTCGTTCCTCCGCCAATCGCCGCCTGAGAGAGCCCAGCCTCTGCGAGCCACAAACCAGGATGGTCACCGCCGACACCGTCCTCGACAACCGGTCAGAGTATCAAGTCATTGTGATGAGCATTTCTATTGAGTTTTTTCGCCCTTTTTTCacctttaaataatttttatttttcaggaCATATTAAATGCTCTGGGAATTCCCCATCCACTCGTTCTTGAAAGAAGCTTTGACAGACCAAATTTGAAGTATGAAGTAATTGGCAAGACAAAGGAACCACTAAAGAAGCTCAGACAACTACTAATTGATTGCTTCAGGAATCAGTGTGGAATTGTTTATTGCCTTTCAAAAAGTGAATATGTTGAGGtctctaaatttttaaatgagaAATGCAAGATAAAAACAGTGTATTACCATGCTGGCTTGGCTGCCCGGCCTAGAATAGCACCATGAACAATATAAAAGGtgagtttatatattatatgaaaataaagagaataaacTGGCTTGTGGTCAATTTGAGTTAGGCCAAGCTGTTTTTAGTTTTAGGTGAGTCACTGCATTGATTATTTTCCTTTTGCATTAGTTTAGTTTAGCTTAGCATCTTCAAGTTTACTTTAGCATTTCACAGTTTCATTCATTGCATCTTTCACTCCATTTTATGTTTTATCATTGTATTTTAGTTAAAGCTAGTTTTAGTTTTGCATTTCCATTACATCTTAATTTCAATAACCATTCataatttctttccttttctgcTGTCATTGTTGTTCAGTTTACATGCattgcattttttatttcttttgctaactgataacagttgaaaaactattattttcatgcttaaaattgatactaaaagcaacctttaacacttagaaactagcttggaatcatgcttttgtttatatttttggaaataagagagttggacaggtttatgcttgattttagtgttttatgcaggttttaaggtgaatttgatgaaagaagtgaagaatgataaagatggaatcagaaaagaactcaaaaagtgcaaaagaagagaagccgcaagtaccgctcagcgccattttaccgctgagcggcattaaTGAACACTCGTTGGcaccgttgaggggtgaaagtgcaactgaggggaagaattcaacacacgcacttaccgctgagcgccattattttgggcttaggcctacttttctgtaatatttagaataatatataagctttaggacttcctagggtttgtatctttggctggagaagacgcaaaacacacttttcaccccttgggggtagaattggagatggtgacggctctcctcttctctttctagggtttttctatctcttccattctttcattattgttcatctagtttcaccatgaatatggtgaactaaactttgtattgttgttggggaatcaatgtaatcttttgaagctctcatatatggaattttgtgtttaaacatcatatttatgatacatgctttctttcatcattagttagggtttttcttctttgctcaaagcatgcattgtttaactcattcgatgtcatgattattgcttttattgatatggacacatacggtaaaatctagatccggggaaactctcccaacagtagtataaacctagacataggagtatgatggttggtttccgttaagcttccgttcactataatgcatgattaattgctagggagacaagacattgtaaactagtgattatgattaggctttcttcgccgagatatcgggtttaaggtaaattagagagtgacattaacattgatgaaaagaatgatgaattcctaaatatatgatagtggataagatgaaattgattaccccaacaacatactcatccatataattcgttccaagtgtttgtgttcttctttccattgatcaaaactcatgcatacatgtttactttttgtcttttgcatttgaaacctcaagaatttgtttattttcacaagtcttaaataatcaagaagtcatataactaactaggccgtgagtcctttgggagaacgatacttggtcttaccaagtttattacttgatacgattcggtcacacttgccgaggttacAAGTTTTTTGcaccgttttcggtgttcagaaatttgtcatcactAACCAgtgttcattttcattttacgGTTGCGGGTTTTATTGCTGAGCAttgattcttttcttttaacaatttttgttttcaattgtGTTTTAGATTTAGTTTTAGTTGTCCAGTTCTACCACCAGTTTGCACCAGTTCATATATACATTCCATTTCATACACTATTTTCATCTGGAGCTTTTCTTtactgtttttaaattttgatctCAAATTTAGCACTAGTTTTAGTTATGTTTTTCACTTTTGGTTTACTCCCTTTgcacattgaggacaatgtgtaATTCAAGTGTAGGGGGACGGTTCAAATTTTTGCTTTTCTGCCTATTTTCTCAGTGTTTgcagttttaaatttttgtgttCAACCTTTTTTTTTGCTGCATAGATTAAGGATTTCTCTCCTTTGagagtttttcattttatttactatttttaggAATGTAGAACATGAGTAAGTAGCAAGTATGCTACTGCTTTTAATTCTAATGTGGCTATTCAGTTTGTTGTTTTCAGATTAGTAGCAGTTTACTTTCATCCTGGTTTGTGGGCTCTCTCAGGCGGCGATTGGCGGAGGAACGAGAGAGCTTCTCTCGCGCGCGGAGGAAAGGAAAGGAGGGAGAAATCAACATCGCGACCGACAATGGTCCCGGTGGCGATTGGTGTCGCCGGCGATGCCTTGAACTGAGCGGAAGGTCTGGCACGGCGACTGGTCCGATGGAGGCTTTGCTCTGCAGGAGAAGACAAACGACACaagcaacgtggcagagagtgaagaggcaAGCTGGCATAAGACGTGATCTTgtcgtttgccacatctactaaaagttaacgccgtccaactTTAAGGACGAATAGtaagagttttaaaactatgaggactaaaaaccatttttgtttcgagtagggactaaacccaaaatcgtgtgatacttaagggacgaaaaacatatttaacccattaaAAAACATTCTGATTAAAATACCTAGAAGgaactttcccttgcattgtCGATTTCTGATTAAGCAACTCAAACATCTGCAACAAGAAGAGAACGacataattaactaaaaaaatgcaCAAAACAACACAGATCTTAATTCAAAACTGAAATTTGGTTCTCATAACGGTAACATAAAGAAGAAAACGAAAAAGGACCTTGTTGAATTCAAGTACATCAGACTTGAAGCGTATTTTATCCCATTTATCACACCGAATATTCTCAGAACCCGCTTTAAATCTTATATATTGCACTCCTAGTAAATTATGCTTTAAATCTTGTATAAATTTAGGGATTTAGCCATTGGGCCTAAATCCAAGCCCATCCAGGTAAAGGTCCATGAGTATTAAATTATGCTATAAATACAACCATAATCAAggtttgttttttgtttttatagtaattactattttgattttttcactaaaagcttaaaaacataatataataatataaatataattttaaaaaatatataaaaaattaaaagaaaaactttgaAGAAGTCGTGTAATATAAAAGGTTTGTCACTAAATGATAATGAAGATCATAGAACTAACAATAATAAAGATCATAGAAGTAACCATCACTCTATATATGATTTAGGGAAGGAGATACTCTTATTTATAAAGAGTGGATATTTTACCTCTACATAATCACGTGCTAGTACAATTTCCTaagttacaaaaataaaagaagaatgttaagaaaaggaagaaaagaggCAAGGATCCCACGAGGCCAAGAAATAGAGAAATTCACCAAAGgcaaaaataaaagataaaaataaaataaaccaaaaccTAAATCTCCTTATTGCTTTAACATGATTTAAAGTGAACCATGCACATATGGTCTAAATGAAAACCATAATTTCATACACATAAAACCCGCCTACTTTATTAAGGACTTCAGAAGTATTTGTTATCCACTTTTAAAGTATATGAAGATTCATTATATACAAATCTTTAAATCTTTAAGAATGCGTAATTTAAACAATGCAGAACTCTTTTAGCTTTTGTAATACACAAAATAATCCATATTCACAACCTTATCTTCATACAATCTTCCATTGAGAAGAATagttatttatttcaaaatcttaGTATAGCAAAAGTGCTGTAATTTATCCACTTCATTATTggttaaaattaaatgatatcatggaaaattaaattgtattttagcTTAATGTCACATTGGTTGGATTAACAAATCTTTGTAAATGAACTCTTTTCAAGCAAgacattttcaaattaatattgtGACCTTTGTCAAAATTGTTTATCAACACaagaatatattttcataactagttaacaaaaataagaacaTTTATTTTGAACATCACATTCACgagaatggaaaaagaatgacAGGAAACAAACACACCTCTCTAGCCTACAAGTTGAACAAGAAACTAGGCTAAAATCCTTAGAAAGAATCCATTCTAACCCATAAGTTGAACAAGAAACTAAGCTAAAATCCTTAAACAGAATCCATCCTTGACAGTTTGAGTAGGCTACCATGTGTTCCAACTTGAAAAGAGGGAACCCTACCAACACTTGAAAAATGAGGCTGAAACTCCACCATCCCTTTTGTGCACTGAGAATTCATCCTCGTATTGCTCTTACTATCTGTGGCTGATTTCTTGCGGTGGAGACGGCACCTGAATGAACCTTCATGAGTGGTTGGTGCACAATAGCACACCTTAGAATGTGTTCCTGATTTGTCTATGCTTTCTTTTATGCTCAACTTCTCTGTCTCTTCCTTTATCACCTTCAGCGTCTCATTTGCACCTTCCTTCTTCTTATTGTGACCATACATATTGGACTTTTTCTTTGACATGTTTTCTGGTTTGCTTTCTGTCACATTATTCTCCTTCTCATTACTCCTCTTTCTGAGCAGCACCAACTCTTCTCCTCTTTCTCTCGGCATCTTCTGCATTTTGCTGGTTATTGTCATTTCAGAAGTGGCAAATTTCTCAATAACATAATCATAAATTGTTACATTAACTTCAGAACATGATACCCAAATGAGAACAAATGGTATTCTCAATACATGATGTAAGAAGAAACATATTTTAGGAACCAGCACTGCTTCTGCAGAGAACAACCCAGATTATGCAGTTCTTGTTAAAATTTGCCTACCCCAGATTTTAACAAtgtgattttgaatttaatCGACCAACCCCACCTCTTAACATCAAAGATCCCTTTACaaaaagtcaagaaaatatataaagggGGAACATTTGAGGGTTGAAACTGAGTTTTCTGTTTTGATCAGTCAACAAAGTCGCACCATTTTACTCAAAGCAAAACAGTATGAAAATTTGgtagaagtaaaaagaaaatatcaagtTTCAAGCACTCTATTTTTCAGCATGGTCACGCA
This sequence is a window from Vigna angularis cultivar LongXiaoDou No.4 chromosome 2, ASM1680809v1, whole genome shotgun sequence. Protein-coding genes within it:
- the LOC108328658 gene encoding uncharacterized protein LOC108328658, with the translated sequence MPRERGEELVLLRKRSNEKENNVTESKPENMSKKKSNMYGHNKKKEGANETLKVIKEETEKLSIKESIDKSGTHSKVCYCAPTTHEGSFRCRLHRKKSATDSKSNTRMNSQCTKGMVEFQPHFSSVGRVPSFQVGTHGSLLKLSRMDSV